From the genome of Ignavibacteriales bacterium, one region includes:
- a CDS encoding DUF5687 family protein: MIKWLIQHNWLSLKRSPDFQRKVVVNIFFGLMFSILFLEFLLLGYFLNKILKDTYPTLNPLDVFNGALIFYFGIEFMLRLFFQKLRSVVGKHYLLLNTDRKIITHFILFKTFGTTLNILPLLIIIPFFFTGVLNTYSAISSSAWFISILSLIIFNCYFTNYIKMSFFKNSLIASITAAVIIILVFLEKMNFISFSAFSTEVFGSIITYPYLVFIPVLAVVLIYIINYTFLFENLYLENLEVEKKNRSVKESFTFLKGFGDIGNLISLDLKLMMRNKRAKITLWMPALFIFYGLLIYPNGRQAAGTSEGDFMMIFVGTFITGFFIMSYGLTVFSYESKHFGLVNTNNINMFTYLKSKYYFMLLMSTPIYLVSIFYVYYGINILIINSLMFVFNIGVTSFFFLFLATFNKIKFDLGADIFSWQGKGSNQFLAVIMLMLMVAVIYVPIKMLISSQAGFLTMAIMGLLGFIFHNQILNLLLKQFQRRKYIMSEGFRQT, encoded by the coding sequence ATGATTAAATGGTTAATCCAACATAACTGGTTGTCATTAAAAAGATCACCCGATTTTCAGCGCAAAGTAGTAGTTAATATTTTTTTCGGACTAATGTTCTCTATACTTTTTTTAGAATTCCTTTTGCTTGGCTACTTCCTAAATAAAATTCTTAAGGATACTTATCCAACACTCAACCCGCTTGATGTTTTTAACGGAGCTCTAATATTCTATTTCGGAATTGAATTTATGCTGCGGCTTTTTTTTCAAAAGCTCCGCTCGGTAGTAGGAAAACATTATCTTCTTCTTAATACAGACAGAAAAATAATCACGCATTTTATTCTTTTTAAAACTTTCGGGACAACACTTAACATTCTGCCTCTTTTAATTATTATTCCGTTTTTCTTTACCGGAGTTTTAAATACTTATTCCGCAATCTCTTCTAGTGCGTGGTTTATTTCGATCCTTTCCCTTATTATCTTCAACTGCTACTTTACCAATTATATAAAAATGAGTTTTTTCAAAAATTCATTAATAGCCTCGATTACTGCCGCAGTTATTATCATTTTGGTCTTTCTTGAAAAAATGAATTTCATCTCTTTCTCGGCTTTTAGCACTGAGGTGTTCGGATCAATCATTACGTATCCATATCTGGTGTTTATTCCCGTTTTAGCGGTAGTTTTAATTTATATAATCAATTATACTTTTTTGTTTGAGAATCTATATCTGGAAAATTTGGAAGTTGAAAAAAAGAACCGATCTGTTAAAGAGAGTTTTACATTTTTAAAAGGATTCGGAGATATAGGCAATCTCATTTCGCTGGATCTTAAATTAATGATGAGAAACAAGCGCGCTAAAATAACTCTTTGGATGCCTGCATTGTTTATTTTTTACGGTCTCCTGATTTACCCGAACGGGAGACAAGCTGCAGGCACCAGCGAAGGCGATTTTATGATGATCTTTGTAGGCACATTCATCACCGGTTTTTTTATCATGTCATACGGATTAACTGTCTTCAGTTATGAGAGCAAACATTTCGGATTGGTAAATACAAACAATATAAACATGTTCACTTACCTGAAATCGAAGTACTACTTTATGCTGCTCATGAGCACCCCAATTTATCTGGTGTCGATTTTTTACGTTTATTATGGAATTAATATATTAATTATAAACAGTCTGATGTTTGTCTTTAATATCGGAGTAACATCCTTTTTCTTTCTATTTCTTGCAACATTTAATAAAATTAAATTTGATCTTGGAGCAGATATATTCAGCTGGCAGGGAAAAGGAAGCAATCAATTCCTTGCGGTAATAATGCTCATGCTTATGGTGGCGGTTATCTATGTACCCATTAAAATGTTAATAAGCAGTCAGGCAGGATTTTTAACAATGGCAATTATGGGTTTGCTGGGATTTATTTTTCATAATCAGATTTTGAACTTACTTCTAAAACAATTTCAAAGAAGAAAATATATAATGTCGGAAGGCTTCAGACAGACTTAA
- a CDS encoding ABC transporter ATP-binding protein yields MIEANHLAKVYGKTTVLDIPVLKIAKGESFGLVGNNGAGKTTFFSLVLDIIKATEGSVRSKEHEVKLSDHWKKYTGSYLDESFIIDFLLPEEYFEFIGGLHGFTKDDVKLKIQQYADFFNGEILGKKKFIREMSKGNQKKVGIVGSLLPDPEVVILDEPFPHLDPSSVIRLKRILKELNDKGATLLISSHDLNHVTEVCKRIVLLDRGKIIKDIKTGEDTLKELENYFAVNAD; encoded by the coding sequence ATGATTGAAGCAAACCATCTTGCAAAGGTTTACGGTAAAACAACAGTTCTGGATATTCCCGTATTGAAAATTGCTAAAGGCGAAAGTTTTGGGCTGGTGGGGAATAACGGTGCGGGAAAAACTACATTTTTTAGTCTGGTGCTGGATATAATTAAGGCAACCGAGGGTTCCGTTCGTTCAAAAGAGCATGAAGTAAAACTGAGCGATCATTGGAAGAAATATACCGGTTCCTACCTTGACGAAAGTTTTATAATAGATTTTCTTCTGCCGGAAGAGTATTTTGAATTTATCGGCGGTTTACATGGATTTACAAAAGATGATGTAAAGCTGAAGATTCAGCAATATGCGGATTTTTTTAACGGCGAGATTCTGGGCAAAAAGAAATTTATAAGAGAGATGTCAAAGGGGAATCAGAAAAAAGTTGGAATTGTGGGGTCGCTTCTGCCTGATCCGGAAGTTGTAATACTGGATGAACCATTTCCGCATCTTGATCCTTCCTCTGTAATTAGACTCAAACGAATTTTAAAAGAACTGAATGATAAAGGGGCTACTCTTCTAATTTCCAGCCACGATCTAAATCATGTTACAGAAGTATGCAAAAGAATTGTGCTGCTAGATAGAGGAAAGATAATTAAAGATATAAAGACGGGAGAAGATACTCTCAAGGAATTGGAAAACTATTTTGCCGTTAACGCGGACTGA
- a CDS encoding amino acid racemase, producing MKTIGLIGGTGWVSTVEYYKIINEEVNRRLGGLEAAKCILVSLNYGEVDVFNKKNDSEGVFSLISNAADKLIGAGVDCILLCANTMHQFAQRLELKINVPLIHIAQATGIEIRNMGLKKVGLLGTKQTMEMDFYKSKLNEANINVLIPRIEDRDFIQTTISEELLHNIFKEESRLRFIKIIEQLKTNGAEGIVLGCTEIPLLIKQEHSGLPLFNTLEIHSMAAVDFALS from the coding sequence ATGAAAACTATTGGACTAATCGGCGGTACGGGATGGGTTTCAACAGTTGAGTACTACAAAATTATTAATGAAGAAGTTAACAGAAGACTTGGGGGATTGGAAGCGGCAAAATGCATCTTAGTCTCGCTCAATTACGGCGAAGTTGATGTCTTCAACAAAAAAAATGATTCAGAAGGAGTCTTTTCGTTGATCAGCAATGCCGCCGATAAACTAATTGGCGCCGGTGTTGATTGCATTTTGCTTTGCGCCAATACAATGCATCAATTCGCACAACGACTTGAATTGAAAATAAATGTTCCTCTAATTCACATAGCGCAGGCAACAGGAATAGAGATTAGAAACATGGGATTAAAAAAAGTCGGTTTGCTCGGTACAAAACAAACAATGGAAATGGACTTTTATAAATCGAAATTGAATGAAGCAAATATTAATGTTTTAATTCCGCGAATTGAAGACCGCGATTTTATTCAAACGACTATCTCGGAAGAACTTCTACACAATATTTTTAAAGAGGAATCAAGACTGCGTTTTATAAAAATTATTGAACAGTTAAAAACAAACGGCGCCGAAGGAATAGTTTTAGGCTGCACTGAAATTCCATTACTTATAAAACAAGAGCATTCCGGACTCCCATTGTTCAATACTCTTGAAATTCACTCGATGGCAGCTGTAGATTTTGCGTTGAGTTGA
- a CDS encoding ATP-binding cassette domain-containing protein, which yields MYALQVKNLTKTFDKLVAVDNASFEVPEGSIFGLIGRNGAGKTTTIRMMMNIYLPDSGEVVLRGVKVGQEFKNQVGYLPEERGLYQKMKVIDILLYFAEIKGKAGRDVHKRADEYLKRFELYDRRLSKIEDLSKGNQQKVQFIATILHDPEFIILDEPFSGLDPINTNLLREIILEMKQKGKIIIFSTHLMDFAEKMCDHIVMIDHGKIILKGSLNEVKSKYAQKNVSLTYEGDISFLNGNPIVDKVANYGNTTGIRLKEANQAQQLLKMLIDRNVTVKKFDANDISLQEIFIELAGHEDGTNGKEVRNV from the coding sequence ATGTACGCACTCCAAGTTAAAAATCTAACCAAGACTTTCGATAAACTGGTCGCGGTTGATAACGCATCGTTTGAGGTGCCCGAAGGTTCAATCTTCGGACTCATCGGACGAAACGGCGCCGGTAAAACAACCACCATCAGAATGATGATGAATATATATCTTCCCGATTCCGGCGAGGTTGTCTTACGCGGAGTTAAAGTCGGCCAGGAATTCAAAAATCAAGTCGGTTACTTACCGGAAGAACGCGGATTATATCAAAAAATGAAAGTGATCGATATCCTTCTTTATTTTGCCGAGATCAAAGGAAAAGCGGGGCGGGATGTTCATAAAAGAGCAGATGAATATCTCAAACGGTTTGAATTATACGACCGGCGGTTATCTAAGATCGAAGATCTATCAAAGGGTAATCAGCAAAAGGTACAATTCATTGCTACAATTTTACACGATCCCGAATTTATAATTCTGGATGAACCGTTCTCCGGTCTCGATCCGATCAATACAAATTTATTGAGAGAAATAATTCTTGAGATGAAACAGAAAGGAAAGATCATAATTTTTTCTACTCACTTAATGGATTTTGCGGAGAAGATGTGCGACCATATTGTTATGATCGATCATGGAAAAATAATTTTGAAAGGATCGCTCAATGAAGTGAAATCAAAATACGCACAAAAGAACGTAAGCTTAACATATGAAGGCGATATCTCTTTTCTAAATGGGAATCCGATTGTTGATAAGGTTGCCAATTATGGAAACACAACCGGCATAAGATTGAAAGAAGCGAATCAAGCCCAGCAATTATTAAAAATGTTGATTGATAGAAATGTAACGGTCAAGAAATTTGATGCGAACGATATTTCGCTGCAGGAAATTTTTATTGAGCTCGCCGGGCATGAAGACGGAACAAATGGTAAGGAGGTGCGCAATGTTTAA
- a CDS encoding ABC transporter permease — MFNYRILGIVKRELKEKLFSKSFILTTVLFPVFLFVVVGIQALLHMDEAYSKISIVAEEQKLTDAFQNELAKSDLMKNGKYDFSFYTMTRDELKQLLETNKKQLLDGKITGIIYVPASAMKDKKLEYYSKSPTNLSLTRRLEGPINKVLIDTYFNNRSLSADELDFARKGIDFNGFKISKDDNIKEEGFGSLILSYVFAFLLYISLLMSGQMMLQSVIQEKANRIVEVILSSVSSKELMTGKIVGSAVTALMQMSIWLAAIVAVASSAIFALPPEVVVSISTTQVVFLLVNFGVGLVLFLSLFGMVGSIFDNPQDAQSGMWPIMMLIMIPFFIAISMMENPNSPVGNVTALLPFTSIMVMPVKMTIVEVPLWQLIFSIVINIAAIFFVFPVAGKIYRVGILRTGKKPKWSEVVKWLKYKY; from the coding sequence ATGTTTAATTATAGAATTCTTGGAATTGTAAAGCGCGAGTTAAAGGAAAAACTCTTTTCCAAATCTTTTATCTTAACAACAGTTTTGTTCCCGGTCTTTTTGTTTGTAGTTGTTGGAATTCAAGCGCTCCTTCACATGGATGAGGCATATTCAAAAATAAGTATTGTTGCAGAAGAACAAAAATTGACGGATGCCTTCCAGAATGAATTAGCAAAATCCGATTTGATGAAAAACGGCAAGTACGATTTTAGCTTTTATACAATGACCCGTGACGAACTTAAACAATTATTAGAAACGAATAAGAAACAATTGCTAGATGGTAAAATTACCGGAATTATTTATGTCCCGGCATCTGCAATGAAGGATAAAAAGTTGGAGTATTATTCAAAGTCGCCGACAAATCTTTCTTTAACCCGCAGATTAGAAGGACCAATCAATAAAGTTTTGATTGATACTTATTTTAACAACAGATCTCTCTCTGCAGACGAGTTGGATTTTGCCCGGAAGGGAATTGATTTCAACGGATTCAAAATTTCGAAAGATGATAACATAAAAGAGGAGGGATTCGGTAGTTTAATTCTTTCTTATGTCTTCGCTTTTCTGCTTTATATTAGTCTTCTTATGAGCGGACAGATGATGCTTCAATCAGTAATTCAAGAGAAAGCAAACAGAATTGTAGAAGTAATTCTTTCTTCAGTCAGTTCAAAAGAATTAATGACCGGAAAGATAGTTGGTTCTGCGGTCACAGCTTTAATGCAAATGTCCATTTGGCTTGCCGCAATTGTAGCCGTAGCTTCATCTGCAATATTTGCTCTTCCTCCGGAAGTGGTTGTAAGCATCAGTACAACTCAAGTAGTATTTCTGCTTGTAAACTTTGGAGTTGGATTAGTTTTATTCCTTAGCTTATTTGGAATGGTCGGGTCAATTTTCGATAATCCGCAAGATGCGCAAAGCGGAATGTGGCCTATAATGATGCTCATTATGATTCCATTCTTCATCGCAATTTCTATGATGGAAAATCCTAATAGTCCGGTTGGAAATGTTACAGCACTTCTTCCTTTCACTTCTATTATGGTTATGCCGGTTAAAATGACGATTGTTGAAGTTCCTCTTTGGCAATTGATATTCAGCATAGTGATCAACATAGCGGCAATCTTTTTTGTCTTTCCTGTTGCAGGTAAAATTTATCGCGTTGGAATTTTACGAACAGGTAAAAAACCGAAATGGTCTGAAGTTGTTAAGTGGTTGAAATATAAATATTGA
- a CDS encoding YitT family protein: MIKRFFKKYPVIDYLAIAFGSAMMAIGIGVFLVDAKVVPGGVSGLAMAIHYLTGLSVGMLIWIFNIPLFLWGLKELGKQFGARTFFGFTLNSLFIDLFRGDVPGFNYIRLQDSATIQDLYKNDFLFLILIGSVLIGVGLGIIFKFKGTTAGSDIIASILHKRYGIKPGHAIMFTDFFVIAMAGLIIEFKNLSPDRPALVLTFYALFLLFISSRLIDVIIDGFDYARAAYIISDKFIEISEAIMKNLGRGVTAVDTRGVYKNIEREMLLTVVPLREVTKLVDVVKEVDPHAFVIIYNVHEVLGEGFRRRI; this comes from the coding sequence ATGATAAAACGATTTTTCAAAAAATATCCGGTCATCGATTATTTAGCTATTGCTTTCGGTTCGGCGATGATGGCAATCGGCATTGGGGTTTTTCTTGTTGATGCCAAAGTTGTGCCCGGCGGCGTGAGCGGACTTGCGATGGCAATTCATTATCTCACCGGACTTTCAGTTGGCATGCTGATCTGGATTTTCAACATTCCTCTTTTTTTGTGGGGATTGAAGGAACTAGGAAAACAATTCGGTGCGCGAACGTTTTTTGGCTTCACTCTGAATTCTTTATTTATTGATCTGTTCCGCGGTGACGTTCCCGGCTTTAATTACATACGCCTTCAGGATTCCGCAACAATTCAAGATTTGTACAAAAACGATTTTCTATTTCTGATTTTAATCGGTTCTGTTTTGATCGGCGTCGGACTCGGAATAATTTTCAAGTTCAAGGGAACAACCGCCGGTTCGGATATCATCGCTTCAATTTTGCATAAACGATACGGCATTAAACCTGGTCACGCAATCATGTTCACGGATTTTTTTGTAATTGCAATGGCGGGATTGATCATTGAATTTAAAAATCTTTCTCCGGATAGACCGGCGCTGGTTCTTACGTTTTATGCGCTCTTCCTTTTATTTATTTCATCAAGATTGATCGATGTTATAATTGACGGATTTGATTACGCACGCGCGGCATATATTATCTCCGATAAATTTATTGAAATCTCTGAAGCGATTATGAAAAATCTCGGACGCGGTGTAACAGCTGTTGATACACGCGGAGTTTATAAAAACATTGAACGTGAAATGCTTCTTACCGTAGTTCCGCTCCGTGAAGTAACTAAGCTGGTAGATGTTGTAAAAGAAGTAGATCCGCACGCGTTTGTAATTATTTATAATGTACACGAAGTTCTTGGCGAAGGATTTAGAAGAAGAATCTAA
- a CDS encoding methyltransferase translates to MNPPNQYLKPEEIRNLANSFQQSRILLTAIELDLFTILNKQMLPSREVAQKINCDERATDRLMNALVALEFLRKAKGKFYNSDNAAQFLVKGKPEFMGGLFHSLGLWNTWSSLTESVKAGTTAAEDKPSSGGIDWLESFIAAMHYRGVKEAKITAMLLELSNTKKMLDVGGGSGAFSMEFIKQNPSMSAVLFDLPEVIPITTRYVEQEKMNDKISYLSGNYLFDDFGNGYDLIFLSAIVHINGFDENNNLIKKCYDSLNVGGQIIIKDWVMNEDRTEPAGGAFFALNMLVGTERGDTYTEAEMRNWFTNAGINKIERKNTSFGSSLMIGHKE, encoded by the coding sequence ATGAACCCGCCAAATCAATATCTAAAACCGGAAGAAATTCGTAACCTGGCAAATTCATTTCAACAAAGCAGAATATTGCTTACCGCAATAGAGCTTGATCTATTTACGATTCTGAATAAACAGATGCTGCCCTCAAGAGAGGTTGCGCAAAAAATTAATTGCGACGAACGGGCTACCGACCGGTTGATGAATGCGCTTGTTGCGCTCGAGTTTCTTCGCAAGGCTAAAGGAAAATTTTACAATTCGGATAATGCTGCGCAATTTTTAGTTAAGGGTAAACCGGAATTTATGGGAGGACTTTTCCATTCACTGGGTTTATGGAATACCTGGAGCTCGTTAACAGAATCGGTGAAAGCTGGAACAACCGCTGCTGAAGATAAACCATCTTCCGGAGGAATTGATTGGCTGGAATCGTTTATTGCCGCAATGCATTACCGCGGTGTTAAAGAAGCAAAGATAACTGCTATGCTGCTCGAGCTTTCTAATACTAAGAAAATGCTCGATGTCGGCGGAGGTTCGGGTGCGTTTTCGATGGAGTTTATCAAACAGAATCCGAGTATGTCGGCTGTATTGTTTGATCTTCCAGAAGTTATTCCAATTACTACCCGTTATGTTGAACAAGAAAAGATGAATGATAAAATATCTTACTTAAGCGGCAATTATCTTTTTGACGATTTTGGAAATGGATACGATTTAATTTTTCTCTCTGCAATTGTACACATCAATGGCTTTGATGAAAATAATAATCTTATTAAAAAATGTTATGACTCACTTAATGTCGGCGGACAAATAATTATTAAAGATTGGGTGATGAATGAAGATAGAACTGAACCGGCGGGAGGTGCGTTCTTCGCGCTGAATATGCTTGTCGGAACAGAGCGTGGAGATACTTACACGGAAGCGGAAATGAGAAATTGGTTCACGAATGCAGGCATTAATAAAATTGAGAGAAAAAATACAAGCTTCGGTTCTTCACTTATGATCGGACACAAGGAATAA
- a CDS encoding polyphosphate kinase 2 family protein, with protein MDNEKFRVQKDEKINLSKYDTDYTGKLESKEEGEELLEKNIRKMAELQERLYAQDKYSLLIIFQAMDAAGKDSAIKHVMSGLNPQGTQVFSFKQPSTEELNHDYMWRTSKSLPERGRIGIFNRSYYEEVLIVRVHDLIKSQKIPAEFITNNIWEDRFDQIRNFEKYLYENGTYIIKFYLNISKKEQAKRFLERIDDPSKNWKFSAGDLTERDYWNNYMKCYEDAISATSTKFAPWYIIPADKKWFTRLAISEVIIETMKSMDLKYPEVSEEQKKSLEVCKEKLLNSNS; from the coding sequence ATGGACAATGAAAAGTTTAGAGTTCAAAAAGACGAGAAAATAAATCTTTCAAAATACGATACCGATTACACCGGTAAACTTGAATCGAAAGAAGAAGGTGAAGAATTACTTGAAAAAAATATCAGAAAAATGGCGGAGCTTCAAGAAAGGTTATATGCGCAGGATAAATATTCGCTCCTCATTATATTTCAGGCAATGGATGCCGCAGGTAAAGACAGCGCTATTAAACATGTGATGAGCGGACTGAATCCGCAAGGAACGCAAGTCTTCAGTTTTAAACAGCCTTCAACGGAAGAACTTAATCATGATTATATGTGGCGGACGAGCAAATCATTGCCGGAACGGGGACGCATTGGAATTTTTAACCGGTCATACTACGAAGAAGTATTAATTGTACGTGTCCACGATTTGATAAAATCGCAAAAAATTCCGGCTGAATTTATAACCAATAATATATGGGAAGATCGATTCGATCAAATCCGGAATTTTGAAAAATATCTTTATGAAAACGGAACGTACATTATAAAATTCTATTTAAACATTTCGAAAAAGGAACAAGCAAAAAGATTTTTAGAAAGAATTGATGACCCTTCTAAAAATTGGAAATTCTCCGCCGGCGATTTAACAGAACGAGATTATTGGAACAACTATATGAAATGTTACGAAGATGCAATCAGCGCCACCAGTACTAAGTTCGCGCCATGGTATATAATTCCGGCAGATAAAAAATGGTTTACACGGCTTGCAATATCCGAGGTGATAATTGAAACAATGAAAAGCATGGATTTAAAATATCCCGAAGTAAGTGAAGAGCAAAAGAAAAGTTTAGAAGTGTGTAAAGAAAAATTGCTGAATAGCAATTCGTGA
- a CDS encoding TlpA disulfide reductase family protein — MRSKLTVIVLLVFFSSLTFAQDDINSTTLKNVGDNSPAFTTTSLNGNSFSSESLKNKVVLINFWATWCPPCKAELPLLQKNIYDRIKNANFAVLCISRGEKEEVVKKFIEQYKYTFPVYLDPDTKTYSQFATKYIPRNFVIGKDGKIKWASTGFAQKEFEKMIALIEEELKK, encoded by the coding sequence ATGAGATCAAAGTTAACGGTAATTGTTCTATTAGTTTTTTTTAGTTCGCTCACATTTGCGCAAGATGATATTAATTCTACAACACTCAAAAATGTTGGCGATAATAGTCCGGCGTTTACAACAACATCTTTAAACGGAAATTCGTTTTCTTCCGAGTCGCTAAAAAATAAAGTGGTGTTAATAAATTTCTGGGCTACCTGGTGCCCGCCATGCAAAGCAGAACTTCCCCTTCTGCAAAAAAATATTTACGACAGAATTAAAAATGCAAATTTTGCGGTCCTTTGCATCTCCCGCGGAGAGAAAGAAGAAGTTGTTAAAAAATTCATCGAGCAATATAAGTACACTTTCCCGGTCTATCTTGACCCCGACACTAAGACATATAGTCAGTTCGCGACAAAATATATTCCAAGAAATTTTGTTATTGGTAAAGACGGGAAGATAAAATGGGCTAGCACCGGTTTTGCTCAAAAAGAATTTGAGAAAATGATAGCTTTAATTGAGGAAGAATTAAAGAAGTAA
- a CDS encoding GNAT family N-acetyltransferase, which yields MTPTFKPLTEKTWNDFENLFGERGACGGCWCMSWRLKSSDFEKQKGIGNKKTMRGLVKKKEQIGIIAYIGKRPIGWCAVAPREKFIRLDNSRVLERVDNESVWSITCFFIIKEFRRKGLSTELLNGVINYCKKKKVKILEGYPTVPYNKNIPAAFAWTGIPISFERAGFKEVERRSKSRPIMRYYL from the coding sequence ATGACGCCTACATTTAAACCTTTAACAGAAAAAACATGGAATGATTTTGAAAACCTATTTGGTGAACGGGGAGCTTGCGGTGGATGCTGGTGTATGAGCTGGCGATTAAAGTCCTCCGATTTTGAAAAGCAAAAAGGTATTGGCAATAAAAAAACAATGCGGGGTTTGGTAAAGAAAAAAGAACAGATTGGAATAATAGCATATATTGGGAAACGACCGATTGGCTGGTGCGCAGTTGCGCCAAGAGAAAAATTTATACGGTTAGATAATTCACGTGTATTAGAAAGAGTTGATAATGAATCCGTGTGGTCAATAACATGTTTTTTCATAATTAAAGAATTCCGGAGAAAAGGATTATCGACTGAATTGCTTAATGGCGTTATCAACTACTGTAAAAAGAAAAAAGTAAAAATACTTGAAGGATATCCAACCGTTCCATACAATAAAAATATTCCCGCGGCTTTTGCATGGACAGGCATTCCAATCTCGTTTGAAAGAGCCGGATTTAAAGAAGTTGAAAGAAGAAGCAAATCACGACCTATTATGAGGTACTATCTATAA